In one window of Nicotiana tabacum cultivar K326 chromosome 12, ASM71507v2, whole genome shotgun sequence DNA:
- the LOC107796085 gene encoding putative mediator of RNA polymerase II transcription subunit 26c isoform X3 yields MELDEFRLMLENSSVDLWTFIDTAISVAILDHGNELLSRRDAIVEKLYAPLLCKNCNSAGNCEDLETKIIRIKKLLENPNQSENCLVELLQTLAEMDINFKVLEITDVGRHVNRLRKHSSNEVRRLVKLLIRRWKDIVDEWVRLNTQAEETGDANSPFQPHLNNNFQERAPLYGISSNGSSSYCAHKQSIENNNITPSSKRLREDYLEAHHGVLNKRTREVGFLDVRKQKKL; encoded by the exons ATGGAATTAGATGAATTCCGTTTAATGTTGGAGAATTCAAGCGTGGACTTGTGGACATTTATTGACACAGCCATTTCTGTAGCCATTCTTGATCATGGAAACGAGCTTCTCAGCCGAAGAGACGCCATTGTTGAGAAGCTCTATGCTCCGCTCTTGTGTAAGAATTGTAATTCTGCGGGCAATTGTGAAGATTTAGAGACCAAAATCATCAGAATCAAGAAGCTTTTGGAAAACCCAAATCag TCTGAGAATTGCTTGGTTGAACTGCTCCAAACTCTTGCTGAAATGGACATTAATTTCAAGGTTCTTGAG ATAACAGATGTTGGAAGACATGTAAATAGACTGCGGAAGCATTCATCAAATGAAGTAAGAAGACTTGTTAAACTACTTATCAg GAGATGGAAGGATATTGTTGATGAATGGGTGAGACTGAATACACAAGCAGAAGAAACAG GTGATGCAAACTCTCCTTTTCAACCCCACTTGAACAACAACTTTCAAGAGAGAGCTCCTCTTTATGGGATTTCTTCAAATGGTTCATCATCTTATTGCGCTCACAAG CAGAGTATAGAGAACAACAACATTACTCCATCGTCAAAGCGCCTACGTGAGGATTACCTAGAAGCACATCATG GAGTACTAAACAAAAGGACAAGAGAAGTGGGCTTTCTCGACGTACGCAAACAAAAGAAGTTGTG a
- the LOC107796085 gene encoding putative mediator of RNA polymerase II transcription subunit 26c isoform X4 — translation MELDEFRLMLENSSVDLWTFIDTAISVAILDHGNELLSRRDAIVEKLYAPLLCKNCNSAGNCEDLETKIIRIKKLLENPNQSENCLVELLQTLAEMDINFKVLEITDVGRHVNRLRKHSSNEVRRLVKLLIRRWKDIVDEWVRLNTQAEETGDANSPFQPHLNNNFQERAPLYGISSNGSSSYCAHKSIENNNITPSSKRLREDYLEAHHGVLNKRTREVGFLDVRKQKKL, via the exons ATGGAATTAGATGAATTCCGTTTAATGTTGGAGAATTCAAGCGTGGACTTGTGGACATTTATTGACACAGCCATTTCTGTAGCCATTCTTGATCATGGAAACGAGCTTCTCAGCCGAAGAGACGCCATTGTTGAGAAGCTCTATGCTCCGCTCTTGTGTAAGAATTGTAATTCTGCGGGCAATTGTGAAGATTTAGAGACCAAAATCATCAGAATCAAGAAGCTTTTGGAAAACCCAAATCag TCTGAGAATTGCTTGGTTGAACTGCTCCAAACTCTTGCTGAAATGGACATTAATTTCAAGGTTCTTGAG ATAACAGATGTTGGAAGACATGTAAATAGACTGCGGAAGCATTCATCAAATGAAGTAAGAAGACTTGTTAAACTACTTATCAg GAGATGGAAGGATATTGTTGATGAATGGGTGAGACTGAATACACAAGCAGAAGAAACAG GTGATGCAAACTCTCCTTTTCAACCCCACTTGAACAACAACTTTCAAGAGAGAGCTCCTCTTTATGGGATTTCTTCAAATGGTTCATCATCTTATTGCGCTCACAAG AGTATAGAGAACAACAACATTACTCCATCGTCAAAGCGCCTACGTGAGGATTACCTAGAAGCACATCATG GAGTACTAAACAAAAGGACAAGAGAAGTGGGCTTTCTCGACGTACGCAAACAAAAGAAGTTGTG a
- the LOC107796085 gene encoding putative mediator of RNA polymerase II transcription subunit 26c isoform X2, whose protein sequence is MELDEFRLMLENSSVDLWTFIDTAISVAILDHGNELLSRRDAIVEKLYAPLLCKNCNSAGNCEDLETKIIRIKKLLENPNQSENCLVELLQTLAEMDINFKVLEITDVGRHVNRLRKHSSNEVRRLVKLLIRRWKDIVDEWVRLNTQAEETGDANSPFQPHLNNNFQERAPLYGISSNGSSSYCAHKSIENNNITPSSKRLREDYLEAHHVGVLNKRTREVGFLDVRKQKKL, encoded by the exons ATGGAATTAGATGAATTCCGTTTAATGTTGGAGAATTCAAGCGTGGACTTGTGGACATTTATTGACACAGCCATTTCTGTAGCCATTCTTGATCATGGAAACGAGCTTCTCAGCCGAAGAGACGCCATTGTTGAGAAGCTCTATGCTCCGCTCTTGTGTAAGAATTGTAATTCTGCGGGCAATTGTGAAGATTTAGAGACCAAAATCATCAGAATCAAGAAGCTTTTGGAAAACCCAAATCag TCTGAGAATTGCTTGGTTGAACTGCTCCAAACTCTTGCTGAAATGGACATTAATTTCAAGGTTCTTGAG ATAACAGATGTTGGAAGACATGTAAATAGACTGCGGAAGCATTCATCAAATGAAGTAAGAAGACTTGTTAAACTACTTATCAg GAGATGGAAGGATATTGTTGATGAATGGGTGAGACTGAATACACAAGCAGAAGAAACAG GTGATGCAAACTCTCCTTTTCAACCCCACTTGAACAACAACTTTCAAGAGAGAGCTCCTCTTTATGGGATTTCTTCAAATGGTTCATCATCTTATTGCGCTCACAAG AGTATAGAGAACAACAACATTACTCCATCGTCAAAGCGCCTACGTGAGGATTACCTAGAAGCACATCATG TAGGAGTACTAAACAAAAGGACAAGAGAAGTGGGCTTTCTCGACGTACGCAAACAAAAGAAGTTGTG a
- the LOC107796085 gene encoding putative mediator of RNA polymerase II transcription subunit 26c isoform X1 yields MELDEFRLMLENSSVDLWTFIDTAISVAILDHGNELLSRRDAIVEKLYAPLLCKNCNSAGNCEDLETKIIRIKKLLENPNQSENCLVELLQTLAEMDINFKVLEITDVGRHVNRLRKHSSNEVRRLVKLLIRRWKDIVDEWVRLNTQAEETGDANSPFQPHLNNNFQERAPLYGISSNGSSSYCAHKQSIENNNITPSSKRLREDYLEAHHVGVLNKRTREVGFLDVRKQKKL; encoded by the exons ATGGAATTAGATGAATTCCGTTTAATGTTGGAGAATTCAAGCGTGGACTTGTGGACATTTATTGACACAGCCATTTCTGTAGCCATTCTTGATCATGGAAACGAGCTTCTCAGCCGAAGAGACGCCATTGTTGAGAAGCTCTATGCTCCGCTCTTGTGTAAGAATTGTAATTCTGCGGGCAATTGTGAAGATTTAGAGACCAAAATCATCAGAATCAAGAAGCTTTTGGAAAACCCAAATCag TCTGAGAATTGCTTGGTTGAACTGCTCCAAACTCTTGCTGAAATGGACATTAATTTCAAGGTTCTTGAG ATAACAGATGTTGGAAGACATGTAAATAGACTGCGGAAGCATTCATCAAATGAAGTAAGAAGACTTGTTAAACTACTTATCAg GAGATGGAAGGATATTGTTGATGAATGGGTGAGACTGAATACACAAGCAGAAGAAACAG GTGATGCAAACTCTCCTTTTCAACCCCACTTGAACAACAACTTTCAAGAGAGAGCTCCTCTTTATGGGATTTCTTCAAATGGTTCATCATCTTATTGCGCTCACAAG CAGAGTATAGAGAACAACAACATTACTCCATCGTCAAAGCGCCTACGTGAGGATTACCTAGAAGCACATCATG TAGGAGTACTAAACAAAAGGACAAGAGAAGTGGGCTTTCTCGACGTACGCAAACAAAAGAAGTTGTG a